From Culicoidibacter larvae, a single genomic window includes:
- a CDS encoding cellulose synthase translates to MMMKFSRDQLYQEIWEISARQVANKYGLNYPALLKKCKEHGIPLPNGKYWYNKKNGIDIQELIIALPDSSVKEIEVEKQAIKIKKEKATSGDILPIHEDIKETDTVPSIEESTAKFLFDVDWVRSSLDYLESEKIETIIFVLSTFELKENKRLHKKVSSYKESVVNWNKRVKAAERNYYDSRYERNTLEQPKFLKEISSEQLPRLYRILDTIFSVFEQIGEIVTDDLCIRFGKDIVSFEIIESTDKINHELTKGEAQQLVKYNDEIKRQSYASKPNIRKYDYIPNGIFRIKMPNGKYLKDTKSNKLEDMIPEIMLLFYQCYFEIRNRREQWEEAQRIREEEKQKARILQEHIDQEKKKTREFLNILSDYKLANEIRKFVDILKESDKADQETIEWMSRKADWIDPTISVEDELLGKREHHKADEEKDKFLKEEKYYW, encoded by the coding sequence ATGATGATGAAATTTTCTAGGGATCAATTGTATCAAGAGATATGGGAAATCAGTGCAAGGCAAGTAGCAAACAAATATGGATTAAACTATCCCGCATTATTAAAGAAATGTAAAGAGCATGGTATTCCTCTTCCCAATGGGAAGTATTGGTATAACAAGAAGAATGGGATAGATATTCAAGAACTAATTATTGCCCTACCAGATTCTAGTGTAAAAGAAATTGAAGTTGAGAAACAGGCTATAAAAATAAAAAAAGAAAAAGCAACTTCAGGAGACATCTTGCCCATTCATGAAGATATTAAAGAAACCGATACAGTACCAAGCATTGAAGAAAGCACAGCCAAATTTTTATTTGATGTAGATTGGGTGCGGAGTTCACTAGATTATTTAGAGAGCGAAAAGATTGAAACCATTATTTTTGTGTTGTCTACATTTGAACTAAAAGAGAATAAGAGGCTACACAAGAAAGTTTCTTCTTACAAAGAAAGTGTTGTTAATTGGAATAAACGCGTGAAAGCAGCTGAACGAAACTATTATGATTCTAGGTATGAGCGCAATACTTTGGAACAACCTAAGTTTCTTAAAGAAATTTCAAGTGAGCAATTACCACGATTGTATAGAATATTAGATACCATATTTTCTGTGTTTGAACAGATTGGAGAAATTGTTACCGATGATTTATGTATTCGATTTGGTAAAGATATTGTTTCTTTTGAAATAATTGAGAGTACAGATAAAATAAATCATGAGTTAACAAAAGGAGAGGCACAGCAGTTAGTAAAATATAATGATGAAATTAAAAGGCAGAGCTATGCTTCAAAACCAAATATTCGAAAATATGATTACATCCCAAATGGTATTTTTAGGATTAAGATGCCAAATGGTAAATATCTCAAAGATACAAAATCAAACAAATTGGAAGATATGATTCCAGAAATAATGTTGCTATTTTATCAGTGTTATTTTGAGATTCGTAATCGTAGAGAACAGTGGGAAGAAGCACAACGTATACGAGAAGAAGAAAAACAAAAGGCAAGGATTCTTCAAGAGCATATAGACCAAGAAAAAAAGAAAACAAGAGAGTTTCTGAATATACTTTCAGACTATAAGCTTGCTAATGAAATCAGAAAGTTTGTAGATATTTTGAAAGAAAGTGATAAGGCTGATCAAGAAACCATTGAGTGGATGTCAAGAAAGGCCGATTGGATTGATCCTACAATTTCAGTTGAGGACGAACTATTGGGAAAAAGAGAGCATCATAAGGCTGATGAAGAAAAAGATAAGTTCTTAAAAGAAGAAAAGTATTATTGGTAA